One Gloeobacter morelensis MG652769 DNA window includes the following coding sequences:
- a CDS encoding pentapeptide repeat-containing protein produces the protein MIEAEKIRQGEVEDLRGAGLEGIDLAGVRLERHNLAGANLTGAHLAGAVLHCDLWGANLMGANLSESDLRGANLRGANLMSANLQNASLGGANLEGTNLMGLNGIGADLRHADLRGARLSGANLAGADLSGANLAGADLRSADLEEANLSGAAVAGASFAGANLLCADLSGIDTRLADFEGACLVGTLLDAV, from the coding sequence ATGATCGAAGCAGAAAAGATTAGACAGGGTGAAGTCGAAGACCTGCGCGGCGCCGGCCTCGAAGGCATCGATCTGGCGGGGGTGCGCCTGGAGCGCCACAACCTGGCTGGGGCCAACCTCACCGGTGCCCACCTGGCGGGTGCTGTCCTGCACTGCGACCTGTGGGGGGCCAACCTGATGGGGGCCAACCTGAGCGAATCCGACCTGCGCGGCGCCAACCTGCGGGGTGCCAACCTGATGTCGGCCAATCTTCAAAATGCCAGCCTGGGCGGCGCCAATCTGGAGGGAACCAACCTGATGGGCCTCAACGGCATCGGGGCCGACTTGCGCCACGCGGATCTGCGCGGAGCGCGGCTGAGCGGGGCGAATCTGGCGGGGGCGGACCTTTCGGGAGCGAATCTGGCGGGGGCAGACCTGCGCAGCGCCGACCTGGAGGAAGCCAACCTCAGCGGCGCCGCCGTGGCCGGGGCCAGTTTCGCCGGGGCCAACCTGCTGTGCGCGGATCTCAGCGGGATCGACACCCGCCTGGCCGATTTCGAAGGAGCCTGTCTGGTGGGTACGCTTCTCGATGCGGTCTGA
- the recF gene encoding DNA replication/repair protein RecF (All proteins in this family for which functions are known are DNA-binding proteins that assist the filamentation of RecA onto DNA for the initiation of recombination or recombinational repair.), translating into MFLRSVQLRDFRNYAEADLELTSPKTILVGDNAQGKSNLLEAVQLLATGRSTRALRDRELIAQGKEQARVAAAVERLGDTVELEMILRAGKRRTVRVGGETRRTQVEALGYLHCVSFSSLDLDLVRGAPETRRDWLDGILLQLEPVYTNLLAQFVQALHQRNALLRNPELSPEALAEQLPFWDDLLVRAATPVMRRRHRLIERLAPLARRWHGSISGGRETFAVRYQPQISFEQEDAQSVQQALQELLKEKRTLEGRRGTSLVGPHRDEVDLRIDEIPARQFGSQGQQRTLVLALKLAELELLEQVTGEAPLLLLDDVLAELDLHRQDQLLGAIQERVQTIVTTTHLSLFDSQWLQSATVLTIERGRIASPPAPS; encoded by the coding sequence GTGTTCCTACGATCTGTTCAGTTGCGCGATTTTCGCAACTACGCCGAAGCCGACCTCGAACTGACCAGCCCCAAGACGATCCTGGTGGGCGACAACGCCCAGGGCAAATCCAATCTACTGGAGGCGGTGCAGTTGTTGGCCACGGGGCGCTCGACCCGGGCTCTGCGCGACCGGGAACTGATCGCCCAGGGCAAAGAGCAGGCGCGGGTGGCGGCGGCGGTCGAGCGGCTCGGAGATACGGTCGAGTTGGAGATGATCCTGCGGGCGGGCAAACGGCGCACCGTGCGGGTGGGGGGCGAGACGCGCCGTACCCAGGTGGAGGCGCTGGGCTATTTGCACTGCGTCTCTTTTTCGAGTCTCGATCTCGATCTGGTGCGCGGAGCGCCCGAGACGCGCCGCGACTGGCTCGACGGCATCTTGCTGCAGCTGGAGCCGGTCTATACCAATTTGCTTGCCCAGTTCGTGCAGGCGCTCCACCAGCGCAACGCCCTGCTGCGCAACCCCGAGCTGTCCCCGGAAGCCCTGGCCGAACAGCTGCCCTTTTGGGACGATTTGCTGGTGCGCGCCGCCACACCCGTGATGCGCCGCCGCCACCGCCTCATCGAACGGCTCGCTCCCCTTGCCCGACGCTGGCACGGTTCGATTAGCGGCGGACGCGAGACGTTTGCGGTGCGCTACCAGCCGCAAATTAGCTTCGAGCAAGAGGATGCCCAGAGTGTCCAGCAAGCACTGCAGGAGCTGCTCAAAGAAAAACGCACCCTCGAAGGGCGCCGCGGCACCAGCCTGGTGGGACCGCACCGCGACGAAGTCGATCTCAGGATCGATGAAATCCCGGCCCGTCAGTTCGGCTCCCAGGGGCAACAGCGCACCCTGGTGCTCGCCCTCAAGCTGGCGGAGCTGGAGTTGCTTGAGCAGGTGACCGGTGAAGCGCCTTTGCTGTTGCTAGACGATGTCCTTGCTGAACTGGACCTGCACCGTCAGGACCAGCTGCTGGGAGCCATTCAGGAGCGGGTGCAGACGATTGTGACCACTACCCACCTGAGTTTGTTTGATAGCCAGTGGCTACAGTCAGCAACGGTGCTCACGATTGAGCGGGGGAGGATCGCATCTCCCCCTGCACCCTCTTAA
- a CDS encoding orange carotenoid protein N-terminal domain-containing protein: MVLTIESAQAMFSGNSSPSPIPAILDQFNRLSTEDQLALLWYAYTETGQSITPAALSASSMFLIEDLLDRIKRMSGPEQTQVMFDLVRRADSPVSRSYSSYSANTKLGFWYQLAQWMADGLVAPIQYGYQLSSQGQELFETLKQLDGGQQIQILRDIVVNMGYDPAVSKVTPEPVEFEFIRAEPVAAAKPHIEGIKEPVVLSYFEAMNTDNFAAAVALFAPDGALQPPFRAPIVGHGAIAAYMREEAKGLTLMPQQGISQLLGDGSKQLKITGKVQTPWFGVNVAMNIAWRFALNPEGKIFYVGIDLLASPEELLNLRPDKIAR; encoded by the coding sequence ATGGTCCTTACCATCGAGTCAGCCCAGGCGATGTTCTCGGGGAACAGTTCCCCCAGCCCGATTCCAGCTATCCTCGACCAGTTCAATCGACTGAGTACTGAGGACCAGCTAGCACTGCTGTGGTACGCCTACACAGAGACAGGCCAATCTATCACACCCGCCGCCCTCAGTGCTTCCAGTATGTTCTTGATTGAAGATTTACTGGATCGCATCAAGCGGATGAGTGGTCCTGAGCAGACCCAGGTGATGTTCGATCTGGTCAGGCGCGCCGACAGCCCGGTAAGCCGTTCGTATAGTTCCTACAGCGCCAACACCAAGCTTGGTTTCTGGTATCAGCTGGCCCAGTGGATGGCCGATGGTCTGGTCGCCCCTATTCAGTATGGATACCAGCTTTCTTCCCAGGGACAGGAGTTGTTCGAGACCCTCAAGCAGTTGGATGGCGGCCAGCAAATTCAGATCCTGCGCGACATCGTGGTGAACATGGGGTACGATCCTGCCGTCTCCAAGGTTACTCCGGAGCCGGTCGAATTCGAATTCATCCGCGCCGAGCCGGTCGCTGCCGCCAAACCCCACATCGAAGGCATCAAAGAACCGGTGGTGCTGAGCTACTTTGAGGCGATGAATACCGATAACTTCGCTGCCGCCGTTGCGCTGTTTGCTCCTGACGGCGCCCTGCAGCCGCCCTTTAGAGCACCGATCGTCGGCCATGGGGCCATCGCGGCCTACATGCGCGAAGAAGCCAAAGGCCTGACCCTGATGCCGCAGCAGGGAATCAGTCAGCTCTTGGGCGATGGGTCCAAGCAGCTGAAGATTACCGGTAAAGTTCAAACTCCCTGGTTCGGCGTCAACGTTGCGATGAATATCGCCTGGCGCTTTGCCCTCAACCCGGAGGGCAAAATCTTCTATGTGGGCATCGATCTGCTGGCCTCTCCCGAGGAGCTACTGAACCTGCGGCCGGACAAGATAGCCCGTTAG
- a CDS encoding DUF4070 domain-containing protein, translating to MVHRKPRLVFEYMGQCAAEHFFEYRQEARSHIAAELGFDPLSSAAKPHPALPLPDELFAGLGAPLL from the coding sequence ATGGTGCACCGCAAGCCTCGCCTGGTGTTCGAGTACATGGGTCAGTGCGCCGCCGAGCATTTCTTCGAGTATCGGCAAGAAGCCCGCAGCCATATCGCCGCCGAGTTGGGTTTCGATCCGCTCAGCTCGGCAGCAAAGCCACATCCGGCACTCCCACTACCGGATGAGCTTTTTGCTGGCCTCGGAGCGCCATTGCTTTGA
- a CDS encoding ExbD/TolR family protein yields MTVKLSDSDGDEGSAGEINMVPLIDVLFSILTFFVLASIFLTRQQGLSLDLPTAKAAKTTQMSEQVTLSVTKEGKFFLNKDPIDLKSIGPAIKAVVDQDPERLIVIAGDKAVRYKYIVSILDELRQVNATRIAMATDTK; encoded by the coding sequence ATGACCGTCAAGCTCAGCGACAGCGACGGCGACGAGGGGTCCGCGGGCGAGATCAACATGGTGCCGCTCATCGACGTGCTGTTTTCGATTTTGACGTTTTTTGTGCTGGCGTCGATCTTCTTGACCCGCCAGCAGGGTCTCTCGCTCGACCTGCCGACCGCGAAAGCCGCCAAGACTACCCAGATGAGCGAACAGGTGACTCTCTCGGTGACCAAAGAGGGCAAGTTCTTCCTCAACAAAGATCCCATCGATCTCAAGAGCATCGGCCCGGCGATCAAAGCGGTAGTCGATCAAGATCCCGAGCGCCTTATCGTCATTGCAGGCGACAAGGCGGTCCGCTACAAGTACATTGTCAGCATTCTCGACGAACTCAGGCAGGTCAATGCAACCCGGATCGCTATGGCAACGGACACCAAATGA
- a CDS encoding energy transducer TonB, with the protein MQPGSLWQRTPNDDGGGLKLILACVVGSALLHAGLFALKLPEPKPPEIPKAQKMVMVETAPKLPPPKPKVEPPKPKPPEPKSFSRKPVPKKSAPQKAKASRTILSSKAVTADAGTVSENQLAGSRGTGYGTEKGDDFGSTSPLGVDGGTGGTDVVETPPPPPPPPPPLVNARPKGAVQPEYPEIAQQNNWEGRVIVKAYINADGSVGEVQVAKSSGHSELDNAALAAVRNTKFEPARRGEESVGAWVRIPVTFALQ; encoded by the coding sequence ATGCAACCCGGATCGCTATGGCAACGGACACCAAATGACGACGGCGGTGGCCTCAAACTCATCCTCGCCTGCGTGGTAGGCTCCGCCCTCCTCCACGCCGGCCTGTTCGCCCTCAAACTGCCCGAACCGAAGCCTCCCGAAATCCCCAAGGCCCAAAAAATGGTCATGGTCGAGACGGCTCCCAAACTGCCGCCTCCCAAACCAAAAGTCGAACCGCCCAAACCGAAACCGCCCGAACCGAAGAGCTTCTCCCGTAAGCCCGTTCCCAAAAAGAGCGCCCCCCAAAAAGCGAAGGCTTCGCGGACGATCCTCTCTTCCAAGGCGGTCACCGCCGACGCCGGCACGGTCAGCGAAAACCAACTGGCCGGTTCGCGCGGCACCGGTTACGGCACCGAAAAGGGCGACGACTTTGGCAGCACCTCGCCTCTCGGTGTCGATGGGGGCACCGGCGGCACCGATGTGGTGGAGACGCCGCCGCCACCGCCGCCGCCGCCGCCGCCGCTGGTCAACGCCCGTCCGAAGGGGGCGGTGCAGCCGGAGTACCCGGAAATCGCCCAGCAGAACAACTGGGAAGGTCGGGTGATCGTCAAGGCTTATATCAACGCGGACGGTTCGGTGGGTGAGGTGCAGGTGGCCAAATCCTCCGGGCACAGCGAGCTGGACAACGCGGCGCTGGCGGCGGTGCGCAACACGAAGTTCGAGCCGGCGCGGCGGGGGGAGGAGTCGGTGGGGGCGTGGGTGCGCATCCCGGTCACCTTCGCCCTGCAGTAG
- the pcp gene encoding pyroglutamyl-peptidase I, which translates to MRVLLTGFEPFAGELVNPSWEVASRLADRRVSGCAVMAERLPTVFGASIACLRTALERYRPQAVVCLGEAGGRAAISIERVALNLDEARIPDNKGQQPVEIPVEPDGPAAYFTTLPVRAIVAKLLAAGIPAEISRTAGGFVCNHTFYGLMHHLGQATPVRAGFIHVPYLPEQAVRHPGKASMELATTLRGIEMALEVLGLEQFSVAQTTTGRPATRQ; encoded by the coding sequence ATGCGGGTGCTGCTGACCGGCTTCGAGCCTTTCGCGGGGGAGCTTGTCAATCCGTCCTGGGAAGTGGCGAGCCGACTGGCAGACCGGCGGGTCTCGGGCTGTGCGGTGATGGCGGAGCGGTTGCCGACCGTTTTCGGCGCCTCGATTGCCTGTCTGCGCACGGCCCTTGAGCGCTATCGCCCGCAGGCGGTGGTCTGTCTCGGCGAAGCCGGGGGACGCGCGGCCATCTCGATCGAGCGGGTCGCCCTCAACCTCGACGAGGCACGCATCCCCGACAACAAAGGTCAGCAACCGGTCGAGATTCCCGTCGAGCCCGACGGTCCGGCGGCTTACTTCACGACATTGCCGGTGCGGGCAATCGTGGCCAAGCTACTGGCGGCGGGTATTCCGGCGGAGATCTCGCGCACGGCCGGGGGGTTTGTCTGCAACCACACGTTCTACGGCCTGATGCACCATCTGGGGCAAGCCACTCCCGTGCGCGCCGGGTTCATCCACGTTCCCTATCTGCCGGAGCAGGCCGTTCGCCATCCCGGCAAAGCGAGCATGGAACTGGCGACCACCCTGCGCGGTATCGAAATGGCTCTGGAGGTGCTCGGCTTAGAGCAGTTTTCTGTTGCCCAAACCACAACCGGCCGACCGGCAACCCGCCAATAG
- a CDS encoding MotA/TolQ/ExbB proton channel family protein: MAVIDWFVRGGIVMWPMLLCSIIALAIIIERIIYYVRLLPRQKAFVEQAFATERFQPDQLRRLINENADIPLGRIFGSALSVRTDDETAFRLAIEGAAKTEIPKLKRFVSVLDTIVTLSPLLGLLGTVLGLINSFASLGLGTEASSKGLEVAGGISEALIATATGMMVALFTLIFASLFRALARRQIVLMETAGTQLELRWRMAEAEGVKR; the protein is encoded by the coding sequence ATGGCAGTCATAGACTGGTTTGTGCGGGGCGGCATCGTCATGTGGCCGATGCTGTTGTGCTCGATCATCGCCCTGGCCATCATCATCGAGCGCATCATCTACTACGTCCGCCTGCTGCCGCGCCAAAAAGCCTTTGTGGAGCAGGCCTTCGCCACCGAGCGCTTCCAGCCGGACCAGCTGCGTAGACTGATCAACGAAAATGCCGATATTCCGCTGGGACGGATCTTCGGTTCGGCGCTCTCGGTGCGCACCGACGACGAGACGGCCTTTCGCCTGGCCATCGAAGGGGCGGCCAAAACCGAGATCCCCAAGCTCAAGCGTTTTGTCTCGGTGCTCGATACGATCGTGACGCTCTCGCCGCTGTTGGGTTTGTTGGGAACGGTGTTGGGTCTGATCAATTCCTTTGCGTCGTTGGGTCTGGGCACGGAGGCATCCAGCAAGGGTCTGGAGGTGGCCGGGGGCATTTCCGAGGCGCTGATTGCGACGGCGACGGGGATGATGGTGGCACTGTTTACGCTGATCTTTGCGAGTTTGTTTCGGGCGCTGGCTCGCCGTCAGATCGTGCTGATGGAGACGGCAGGGACGCAGTTGGAGTTGCGTTGGCGGATGGCTGAGGCCGAAGGAGTGAAGCGATGA
- a CDS encoding DICT sensory domain-containing protein: MLEGSILYKLRKQLGADPPSFGVYYKNTLVALCHALEDHILTCGSPPLVLTAFQRGKWYAQEAKRYRQLAMHSRQVLIMAVPDSGFLQPDNPANLTQLALSETDPVSVEWHLMILAPNYAAMVMCQELGEAEYGPGGRPQQDAERKFYGFWTFEEPLVRAAVELTLDHIRGYDAKLTEKLENELEGIDAEPAGLRSDLSGVVARVVTYLQSSQQQLVSLTRPTPPTWEEPDKLGTNLTANRLQAFLRMAQRIDAGDISNPQASLQVSSLVEVMGQLMNLPFGRLRRLRLAALLHRIGLSEIPGTLIDPDSRDTLKVLAEAAGFAGELLRSMPELRSVARIVERQYEWWNGEGLPEGLAGEAIPLESRILGLIAYFQEWLVARGERPGCTPDEALSLCETGAGGRWDPQLLEQLANMVRLMQAGILLDPLQPKAGTGQWLLHAAMDASEESTVR, translated from the coding sequence ATGCTCGAGGGTTCGATCCTGTACAAACTGCGCAAGCAACTGGGTGCGGACCCACCTTCCTTTGGTGTGTACTACAAAAACACCCTGGTGGCTCTCTGCCACGCTCTCGAAGATCACATCCTGACCTGCGGCAGTCCGCCGCTGGTATTGACTGCCTTTCAGCGCGGCAAATGGTATGCCCAGGAGGCGAAGCGCTACCGCCAACTCGCGATGCACAGCCGCCAAGTTCTGATTATGGCGGTGCCCGATTCGGGATTTTTGCAGCCGGACAATCCCGCCAACCTCACCCAGTTGGCCCTCAGCGAGACCGACCCGGTCTCGGTGGAGTGGCACCTGATGATCCTGGCCCCCAACTATGCGGCGATGGTGATGTGTCAGGAGTTGGGCGAAGCGGAGTACGGGCCGGGGGGAAGGCCCCAGCAGGATGCCGAGCGCAAGTTCTACGGGTTTTGGACGTTTGAGGAGCCGCTGGTGCGCGCGGCCGTCGAGCTGACCCTCGATCACATCCGCGGCTACGACGCGAAGCTCACCGAAAAGCTGGAGAACGAACTGGAGGGCATCGACGCGGAGCCGGCTGGCCTCCGCTCGGACCTGAGCGGCGTGGTCGCCCGGGTCGTCACCTATTTACAGAGCAGCCAGCAGCAACTGGTCTCCCTCACCCGCCCCACCCCGCCCACCTGGGAGGAGCCCGACAAACTGGGCACCAACCTGACCGCCAACCGGTTGCAGGCATTCTTGCGCATGGCCCAGCGCATCGACGCGGGCGATATCAGCAATCCCCAGGCTTCGTTGCAGGTGAGCAGTCTGGTGGAGGTGATGGGCCAACTGATGAACCTGCCCTTTGGGCGCCTCAGGCGCTTGCGCCTCGCGGCCCTGCTGCACCGTATCGGCCTTTCGGAGATTCCCGGAACGCTCATCGACCCCGACAGCCGGGACACGCTCAAAGTACTCGCTGAAGCCGCCGGGTTCGCCGGGGAGCTGTTGCGCTCGATGCCGGAATTGCGCTCGGTGGCCCGCATCGTCGAGCGCCAGTACGAGTGGTGGAACGGCGAGGGCCTGCCGGAGGGCTTGGCGGGCGAAGCGATCCCGCTCGAATCGCGCATCCTGGGTCTTATCGCTTACTTTCAGGAGTGGCTGGTCGCCCGGGGCGAGCGTCCGGGGTGCACCCCGGACGAAGCGCTCTCGCTGTGCGAAACAGGCGCAGGCGGGCGCTGGGATCCGCAGCTATTGGAGCAACTGGCCAACATGGTCCGCCTGATGCAGGCGGGCATCCTCCTCGATCCGCTGCAGCCCAAAGCCGGTACCGGCCAGTGGTTGCTGCACGCGGCGATGGACGCCTCCGAGGAATCGACAGTCCGTTGA
- a CDS encoding ATP-binding protein, producing MIAIALQPYKQEQRTVTFASTLYLRPILDLLLAEVSPLWRSDVRLGLQEALVNAACHGNCLDPHKQVTVQFTVGPNQYIWTIVDEGAGFDPNGSCPEAAPCVEWECGRGLFILRQIFDEVQWVPPGNQLRLCKYLRRETRPRLV from the coding sequence GTGATCGCTATTGCTCTCCAGCCCTACAAACAAGAGCAGCGTACCGTCACTTTCGCTTCGACCCTTTACTTGCGACCGATTCTCGATCTGCTGCTGGCCGAAGTTTCGCCCTTGTGGCGCTCCGATGTGCGGCTGGGTCTGCAAGAAGCCCTGGTCAACGCCGCGTGCCACGGCAATTGCCTGGACCCCCACAAACAGGTCACGGTGCAGTTCACCGTCGGTCCCAATCAGTACATCTGGACCATCGTTGATGAGGGAGCCGGTTTCGACCCGAACGGCTCGTGCCCCGAGGCGGCACCCTGCGTCGAGTGGGAGTGTGGCCGGGGGCTTTTTATCCTGCGCCAGATCTTCGACGAGGTGCAGTGGGTGCCTCCCGGCAACCAGCTGCGCCTTTGCAAGTACCTGCGCCGCGAGACTCGCCCCCGGCTTGTCTGA
- the radA gene encoding DNA repair protein RadA gives MAKTRSQFTCTECGYENVRWLGRCPGCDAWNSFVEQTVSPTPAAHRSPAAAAARPRAAVALDAIDQSQHSRVPSGFGELDRVLGGGVVPGSLVLIGGDPGIGKSTLLLQTACRLSQAQTVLYVAAEESAQQVKLRAERLGVAAPGLFLLAETELEAVLGELESLKPAIAVVDSIQAVYLGALTAAAGSVSQVRECTASLMRLAKRTRITLFIVGHVTKEGSLAGPKVLEHLVDTVLYFEGDRFQSHRLLRSVKNRFGATHEIGVFEMGERGLAEVENPSELFLTSRDEPAPGTATIVACEGTRPLVVELQALVSPTSYGSPRRTATGIEYNRFLQILAVLEKRVGIPLSKLDAYVASVGGLDVSEPAADLGVAVAVAASFRDRIVDPHTVLLGEVGLGGQVRPVSQLELRLKEAFKLGYRRAIVPRGSVVGMPGMEIVPVSRVVEALVAALGGPPKPTSAGSNPPEETDVPRPESDFQKS, from the coding sequence ATGGCCAAGACGCGCAGCCAGTTCACCTGCACCGAGTGCGGCTACGAAAACGTCCGCTGGTTGGGGCGCTGCCCCGGCTGCGACGCCTGGAACAGCTTTGTCGAGCAGACCGTCTCCCCGACCCCGGCTGCTCACCGCTCCCCCGCCGCGGCTGCGGCGCGGCCGCGCGCCGCCGTCGCCCTCGACGCCATCGACCAGAGTCAGCACAGTCGCGTCCCTTCGGGGTTCGGTGAACTGGACCGGGTACTTGGCGGCGGTGTGGTGCCAGGCTCGCTGGTGCTCATCGGCGGCGATCCGGGAATCGGCAAATCGACGCTGCTGCTGCAGACCGCCTGTCGGCTTTCGCAAGCGCAAACGGTGCTCTACGTCGCCGCCGAGGAATCGGCCCAGCAGGTGAAATTGCGCGCCGAACGGCTGGGGGTGGCGGCGCCGGGGCTCTTTTTGCTGGCGGAGACCGAGCTTGAGGCGGTGCTGGGCGAACTGGAGAGCCTCAAGCCCGCTATTGCTGTTGTCGATTCGATCCAGGCGGTCTATCTGGGGGCGCTCACCGCCGCCGCCGGTTCGGTCTCCCAGGTGCGCGAGTGCACCGCTTCGCTGATGCGCCTGGCCAAGCGCACCCGCATCACACTGTTTATCGTCGGGCACGTCACCAAAGAAGGATCCCTCGCCGGACCCAAGGTGCTCGAACACCTGGTCGATACGGTGCTCTACTTCGAAGGCGACCGCTTCCAGAGCCATCGTTTGCTGCGCTCGGTCAAAAACCGCTTCGGAGCCACCCACGAAATCGGTGTCTTCGAGATGGGCGAGCGGGGTCTGGCGGAGGTCGAAAATCCGTCGGAATTGTTTTTGACCAGCCGCGACGAACCCGCCCCCGGCACCGCCACGATCGTCGCCTGCGAGGGCACCCGGCCCCTGGTCGTCGAACTGCAGGCCCTGGTGAGCCCCACCAGCTACGGCTCGCCGCGCCGCACCGCCACCGGCATCGAGTACAACCGCTTCCTGCAGATCCTGGCGGTCCTCGAAAAGCGCGTCGGCATTCCCCTCTCCAAACTCGATGCCTACGTCGCCTCGGTGGGGGGGCTCGACGTCTCCGAACCCGCCGCCGATCTGGGGGTGGCCGTCGCGGTGGCCGCCAGTTTCCGCGATCGCATCGTCGATCCGCACACGGTGCTGTTGGGTGAGGTCGGCCTGGGTGGTCAGGTGCGCCCTGTCTCCCAACTGGAACTGCGCCTCAAAGAAGCCTTCAAACTCGGCTACCGTCGGGCGATCGTGCCGCGCGGTTCGGTAGTGGGCATGCCGGGCATGGAAATCGTACCGGTATCGCGGGTCGTCGAGGCGCTGGTGGCTGCCCTCGGTGGACCGCCCAAGCCCACCTCAGCAGGGAGTAATCCTCCTGAAGAGACAGATGTCCCCCGCCCGGAGAGCGACTTTCAGAAATCTTAA
- a CDS encoding uracil-DNA glycosylase translates to MAEEQVSLFNLSEAAPTQVQFERIPRDAAVSIVPGTYSDFEQIRTHCNACFRCELGKTRTHAVVGRGNPEALLMVIGEGPGENEDLTGIPFVGKAGQLLDKILEAVQFDTEKDVYIANIVKCRPPGNRKPAPEEMKACLGYLNEQIRMVDPKILLLAGGTAVEGLTGDKRGITKLRGQWLQWQGRWVMPFFHPAFLLRNPSRDAGSPKWLAWQDIQQVRAKYDEFVAAR, encoded by the coding sequence ATGGCCGAAGAGCAGGTCAGCCTTTTTAATTTGTCCGAGGCGGCACCGACCCAGGTGCAATTCGAGCGCATCCCCAGAGATGCCGCCGTTTCGATCGTGCCGGGTACCTACAGCGATTTCGAGCAAATTCGCACCCATTGCAATGCCTGTTTTCGCTGTGAACTGGGCAAGACCCGCACCCACGCAGTGGTGGGCCGCGGCAACCCGGAGGCGTTGTTGATGGTGATTGGCGAAGGACCGGGAGAAAACGAAGATCTCACCGGCATTCCTTTTGTGGGCAAAGCCGGGCAACTGCTCGATAAGATTCTGGAGGCGGTGCAGTTTGACACCGAAAAGGACGTCTACATCGCCAACATCGTCAAATGCCGCCCGCCGGGCAACCGCAAGCCCGCCCCCGAGGAGATGAAAGCCTGCCTGGGCTACCTGAACGAGCAGATCCGCATGGTAGATCCAAAAATCTTGCTGCTTGCGGGGGGAACCGCCGTCGAAGGGTTGACCGGCGACAAGCGCGGCATTACCAAGTTGCGGGGCCAATGGCTGCAGTGGCAGGGGCGGTGGGTGATGCCGTTTTTTCACCCGGCCTTTTTGCTGCGCAACCCGAGCCGCGATGCGGGCAGCCCCAAGTGGCTCGCCTGGCAGGATATCCAGCAGGTGCGCGCCAAGTACGACGAATTTGTGGCGGCCCGGTAG
- the psaM gene encoding photosystem I reaction center subunit XII, which produces MSATVVSGAQVAIAFVVALIAGIAALLLSTALAK; this is translated from the coding sequence TTGTCCGCCACCGTCGTCTCTGGAGCCCAGGTCGCTATCGCCTTCGTCGTCGCCCTCATCGCCGGCATCGCCGCTTTGCTTCTGTCGACCGCCCTCGCCAAGTAA